The Mycolicibacterium cosmeticum sequence GGTGCTCGGTGAGCAGATCGGCGCGCTGGTGACCCGGCTGCACGAGGCCGAGGGCGTCCGGGTGCGCTGCGGTGTCGGGGTGGCGTCGGTGGTCGGCACCGACACGGTGGAGAAGGTGGTGCTGTCCGACGGCACCGAGCTCGACGCCGACCTGGTGGTCGTCGGCATCGGGTCGCATCCGGTCACCGGGTGGCTGGACGGTAGCGGTATCGAGGTCGACAACGGCGTGGTGTGCGACGGCTCCGGCCGGGCCAGCGCCCCGCACGTGTGGGCCATCGGTGATGTGGCGTCCTGGCGCACCGAAGTGGGACACCAAGTGCGCGTTGAACATTGGAGCAACGTCGCCGAGCAGGCCCGCGCCCTGGTGCCTGCGCTGCTCGGCCAGGAGGCCGCTTCCACGCTGACCACGGTGCCGTACTTCTGGAGCGACCAGTACGACGTGAAGATCCAGTGTCTCGGTGAACCGGCCGCCGGTGACACCGTGCACATCGTGGAGGACGACGGCCGCAAGTTCCTGGCCTACTACGAGCGTGACGGGGTGCTGACCGCGGTGGTCGGCGGCGGGATGCCCGGCAAGGTGATGAAGGCGCGCGGCAAGATCGCCGCCGCGGCGCCGATCACCGACGTTCTCCCGTGATTTGTGGAGCCGCACCCGTAACCATTACGGGTGCGGCTCCACAAATCGCTGTCAGTGCTCGCCGAGGTAGAACCGCGCGCCCTGGTCGTCGGTGCACAGCGCCGACTTCCCGTAGGCCTGTACCGACGGTTCCTGGATGA is a genomic window containing:
- a CDS encoding NAD(P)/FAD-dependent oxidoreductase; protein product: MKTHVTNNGGIVIVGGGLAAARTAEQLRRAEYSGPITIVSDETHLPYDRPPLSKEVLRNPEHDVVLKPQEFYDENDITLRLGSAATSVDTTAQTVTLADGLVIGYDELVIATGLVPKRIPSFPDLEGIRVLRSIDESAALRAHAATARRAVIVGAGFIGCEVAASLHQLGVDVVIVEPQPTPLASVLGEQIGALVTRLHEAEGVRVRCGVGVASVVGTDTVEKVVLSDGTELDADLVVVGIGSHPVTGWLDGSGIEVDNGVVCDGSGRASAPHVWAIGDVASWRTEVGHQVRVEHWSNVAEQARALVPALLGQEAASTLTTVPYFWSDQYDVKIQCLGEPAAGDTVHIVEDDGRKFLAYYERDGVLTAVVGGGMPGKVMKARGKIAAAAPITDVLP